A stretch of Terriglobia bacterium DNA encodes these proteins:
- a CDS encoding ABC transporter substrate-binding protein: protein MPLHLTLKFSAAFLSLMLCTNAGAANLRVHALQAKQPMPPQPGVTPNSITIGSLAPLTGENAETGSAVKAVLTAYFDDLNQRGGVYGRRIVLRFDDSGGNSAAMLKSAKRLAAAPVFAMVAPFVPDAEEKLAAVAHTSKMPLVGLLALSVPNEPANREVFYLLPGFQQLEQELVRFAAAREKAAMEKTAVVVADSKLQTDVAAAMQATWKELSVEKPQEVLLSAAKGAEVISDLHKQGIERVFFIGDGEQLAPWIQAADKAEWAPRVFVLGPLLDESILGAPARFQGRIFAAYPQLQPEVGAVDEFDYFLSSHNLASDHRLVQISAYCAAKIMVEALARAGKNVTREKLIQTLEQMRDFRTGLLPGITFGANRRVGSFKAEIVCVDLASHSFQPECSKTAKPE, encoded by the coding sequence ATGCCATTGCATTTGACGCTGAAGTTCTCGGCCGCATTTCTCAGCCTGATGTTGTGCACCAATGCAGGCGCAGCAAACCTGCGCGTCCACGCACTACAGGCAAAGCAGCCCATGCCACCCCAGCCCGGCGTTACACCGAACAGCATCACGATTGGCAGCCTTGCTCCGCTTACGGGCGAGAACGCCGAAACCGGCAGCGCGGTGAAAGCGGTTTTGACCGCTTATTTTGACGACCTAAACCAGCGCGGCGGAGTTTACGGCCGGCGGATAGTGCTTCGCTTTGATGACTCTGGCGGGAACAGCGCTGCTATGTTGAAGAGCGCAAAACGTCTGGCCGCTGCGCCGGTATTTGCCATGGTGGCCCCGTTTGTTCCTGACGCTGAAGAAAAGCTGGCAGCGGTGGCGCACACCAGCAAAATGCCGCTGGTGGGATTGCTGGCGCTTTCTGTGCCCAATGAACCGGCAAATCGTGAAGTGTTTTACCTGCTTCCCGGCTTTCAGCAACTGGAGCAGGAATTAGTCCGGTTTGCCGCGGCACGGGAAAAAGCTGCCATGGAGAAGACCGCGGTTGTGGTCGCCGATAGCAAGCTGCAGACAGACGTGGCCGCAGCCATGCAGGCAACATGGAAAGAGCTGAGCGTCGAAAAGCCGCAGGAGGTTCTGCTTTCTGCGGCGAAGGGCGCAGAGGTCATCAGTGATCTGCATAAGCAGGGAATAGAGCGGGTCTTTTTCATCGGGGATGGAGAGCAGCTTGCGCCGTGGATACAGGCAGCCGACAAAGCTGAGTGGGCCCCCAGAGTTTTTGTGCTGGGGCCGCTGCTGGATGAAAGCATTCTTGGCGCTCCTGCGCGTTTCCAGGGCAGGATATTTGCCGCCTATCCGCAGTTGCAACCTGAAGTAGGAGCGGTGGATGAGTTCGACTACTTTCTCAGTAGCCACAATCTTGCCAGCGACCATCGGTTGGTGCAGATTTCAGCGTATTGCGCGGCAAAGATCATGGTAGAGGCACTGGCGCGCGCTGGCAAAAACGTGACCCGAGAGAAATTGATTCAGACTCTGGAGCAGATGCGCGATTTCAGGACTGGCCTGCTTCCTGGCATCACGTTCGGCGCGAATCGCCGGGTGGGATCATTTAAAGCCGAGATCGTGTGTGTTGATCTGGCGTCTCATTCTTTTCAACCAGAATGCAGCAAGACTGCGAAGCCTGAGTGA
- a CDS encoding tyrosine-type recombinase/integrase: MKQQGRRVSTEIQHGIRKFLDSLRGERNASEHTLRAYSNELGRFAEYLGPQAKWKEIDHITIRGFLSHLHGCGLSKVSVARALATLRSIYKWLGREGIVAQNPAKLVSSPRLPKKLPRVPTMEEINGLLNTEMPESAAFPERDRAIFELLYGCGLRNSELVGTELGDIEEANGVILIRGKGKKQRYVPLEGAAAEALAAYRVARQQVLKATRKKTHRLFINQRGGPLTTRSVGRIVKKIAVSRGLPPDVHPHTLRHAFGSHMLTEGADLRSIQELLGHERLATTQKYTQLSITHVMEVYDRTHPRAK; this comes from the coding sequence ATGAAGCAGCAGGGAAGACGGGTAAGCACGGAAATCCAACACGGCATCAGAAAATTTCTGGACTCGCTGCGCGGAGAGCGGAATGCATCGGAGCATACGCTGCGCGCGTATAGCAACGAACTGGGCCGCTTTGCCGAATATCTGGGGCCGCAAGCGAAATGGAAAGAGATTGACCACATCACGATCCGGGGGTTTCTCTCGCATCTGCACGGCTGTGGGCTGAGCAAAGTTTCAGTGGCGCGTGCGCTTGCAACGTTGCGGTCAATATACAAATGGCTGGGGCGAGAGGGAATTGTTGCGCAAAATCCGGCAAAACTAGTTTCTTCGCCGCGATTACCAAAGAAGCTGCCACGTGTCCCGACGATGGAAGAGATTAACGGCCTGCTGAACACCGAAATGCCGGAGAGCGCCGCGTTTCCTGAGCGTGATCGCGCGATCTTTGAACTGCTGTATGGCTGCGGACTCCGAAATTCAGAGTTGGTAGGCACAGAACTGGGCGATATTGAAGAAGCGAACGGCGTAATTTTGATTCGTGGAAAAGGAAAGAAGCAACGCTATGTGCCGCTGGAAGGCGCAGCGGCGGAAGCGCTGGCGGCGTATCGCGTGGCCCGGCAGCAAGTGCTCAAGGCAACGCGCAAGAAAACGCACCGGCTGTTCATCAATCAGCGAGGTGGGCCATTGACGACACGGAGCGTTGGGCGAATTGTGAAAAAGATCGCAGTCTCACGTGGACTGCCGCCGGACGTGCATCCGCATACTCTACGGCACGCGTTTGGGTCGCACATGCTGACGGAAGGCGCAGATCTGCGGTCCATCCAGGAGTTGTTGGGGCATGAGCGGCTGGCAACCACGCAGAAATATACGCAGCTATCGATAACGCACGTGATGGAAGTCTATGACAGGACGCATCCGCGAGCGAAGTAA
- the xerD gene encoding site-specific tyrosine recombinase XerD, with protein sequence MRSDNKRETGSRHKTAEPSDSIRQRDRAAGPDPILNRFLDYLNVEKGLTQLTVAAYKSDVIQLAEFLAAHRRELTEARREDIRAFLSQLFANGVKDRSVARKLSTLRHFYKYLLLDRIIKQDPTLEIDSPKQWKVLPKSLAVSEIDSMMESAGQAGDSKLSAALAQRDQTMLEVFYAGGMRVSEIINVKLEDLKLELGHILVRGKGDKERIVPIGKAAQERISAYLADGREALLKGKISSLLFVRRGGGRMTRQWVWQMVKDASASGRHASPHMLRHSCATHMVENGADLRTVQTILGHADISTSQIYTHVALDRLKTVYRDFHPRGKRTGTTGKP encoded by the coding sequence ATGAGGTCTGATAACAAGCGTGAGACTGGAAGCCGCCACAAAACGGCGGAGCCAAGTGATTCTATCCGCCAGCGAGATCGGGCGGCGGGGCCAGATCCAATATTGAATAGATTTCTTGATTACCTGAACGTTGAGAAAGGGCTGACGCAGTTGACCGTGGCTGCGTATAAGTCTGACGTGATTCAGCTTGCCGAGTTTCTTGCGGCACACCGGCGCGAGTTGACGGAGGCGAGGCGGGAGGATATTCGCGCCTTTCTGAGCCAGTTGTTTGCCAATGGCGTAAAAGACCGGTCAGTGGCGCGAAAGCTTTCCACGCTTAGACACTTCTACAAGTATCTGCTGCTGGACCGGATTATCAAACAGGACCCAACGCTGGAGATCGATTCGCCCAAGCAATGGAAGGTGCTGCCAAAGTCGCTGGCGGTAAGCGAGATTGATTCGATGATGGAGTCGGCCGGGCAGGCGGGCGACTCCAAACTTTCCGCGGCGCTGGCGCAGCGCGACCAAACCATGCTGGAGGTGTTTTATGCCGGCGGGATGCGGGTTTCCGAGATCATCAACGTAAAACTGGAAGATTTGAAGCTGGAACTTGGACACATACTAGTGCGGGGCAAGGGTGACAAAGAGCGGATTGTTCCGATTGGAAAGGCCGCGCAGGAGCGAATCAGCGCGTATCTTGCCGATGGGCGGGAAGCGCTGCTGAAGGGAAAGATTTCATCCCTGCTGTTTGTGCGTCGCGGTGGAGGGCGGATGACGCGGCAGTGGGTTTGGCAGATGGTGAAAGATGCATCCGCTTCTGGAAGGCATGCAAGCCCGCACATGTTGCGCCATAGCTGCGCCACGCACATGGTAGAAAATGGCGCAGACCTGCGAACGGTGCAGACGATCCTGGGCCACGCCGATATTTCCACCAGCCAGATTTATACGCATGTTGCGCTGGACCGGCTAAAGACCGTGTATCGCGACTTTCATCCGCGCGGCAAGAGGACCGGCACAACGGGGAAACCATGA
- a CDS encoding DUF1330 domain-containing protein translates to MTVYAIAQLKITDRAAYDRYQSKFMGVMKRFQGQVLAADEKPQVIEGEWRRDKVVLLAFPDEKAFREWAESPEYQEISKDRKAGSEAVVLLVKGIG, encoded by the coding sequence ATGACCGTTTACGCGATTGCGCAATTGAAGATCACGGACCGGGCGGCCTATGACCGCTATCAGTCGAAGTTTATGGGCGTGATGAAGCGTTTCCAGGGACAAGTGCTGGCGGCGGATGAGAAGCCACAGGTAATCGAAGGGGAATGGAGGCGCGATAAAGTTGTGTTGCTTGCGTTTCCGGATGAGAAGGCCTTTCGCGAGTGGGCGGAGTCGCCCGAGTATCAGGAGATTTCAAAGGACCGGAAAGCGGGTTCAGAGGCGGTGGTGTTGCTAGTGAAGGGAATCGGGTAA
- a CDS encoding aldo/keto reductase, with translation MPSVQPSSIPSFLYGTAWKEDRTAALTELAIRSGFRAIDTANQRKHYFEAAVGQGLAAAYAAGIVTRADLFLQTKFTYQEGQDHRLPYDPAATLSVQVAQSMASSLEHLGTDHVDSFVLHGPASSSHWTTDDFETWQAMIKERDAGRTRLLGISNISLAQLQQMARAHAEPPAFVQNRCYANRGWDREVRAFCREHNIIYQGFSLLTANVEVLRHPFVAGLAAELNATLAQIIFAFARAVGMLPLTGTSSAEHMRQDLASRELALTPDALHTIESLAG, from the coding sequence ATGCCCAGCGTCCAACCCTCATCCATTCCCAGTTTCCTCTACGGTACCGCCTGGAAAGAAGACCGCACCGCGGCCCTCACTGAACTCGCTATCCGCTCGGGCTTTCGCGCCATTGATACGGCCAACCAGCGCAAACACTACTTTGAAGCCGCCGTCGGACAAGGCTTGGCTGCCGCATATGCCGCCGGCATCGTCACGCGCGCTGATCTCTTTCTTCAGACTAAGTTCACCTATCAGGAAGGTCAGGACCATCGTTTGCCCTACGATCCTGCCGCAACTCTTTCCGTTCAGGTCGCGCAGTCCATGGCCAGTTCGCTGGAGCATCTTGGCACGGATCACGTGGACAGCTTTGTTCTCCACGGCCCCGCTTCTAGCTCCCATTGGACCACCGACGATTTTGAAACCTGGCAGGCCATGATCAAAGAGCGCGACGCTGGACGCACACGCCTTCTCGGCATCAGCAACATCTCGCTTGCTCAACTCCAGCAGATGGCCCGGGCCCATGCGGAACCGCCGGCTTTCGTTCAGAACCGCTGCTACGCCAATCGCGGCTGGGACCGCGAAGTGCGGGCCTTCTGTCGCGAACACAACATCATCTACCAGGGCTTCTCTTTGCTCACGGCAAATGTTGAAGTCCTGCGTCATCCCTTCGTTGCAGGACTCGCCGCGGAGCTCAACGCTACACTCGCCCAGATCATTTTTGCTTTCGCTCGAGCCGTAGGGATGCTGCCGCTTACCGGCACATCCAGCGCAGAACACATGCGGCAGGACCTTGCCAGCCGTGAGCTTGCGCTGACGCCGGACGCCCTGCACACAATTGAATCTCTGGCCGGCTAA
- a CDS encoding carboxypeptidase-like regulatory domain-containing protein, whose translation MNTLVRYMCTLLVFTCSMTAQERFSSGPWKGFFKEQPELNTIELPKPFKVSSIKGKVVYSGREKLRDAFFEIRDKSGRVLTATTDENGEFTLAHVPRGTYDFRVSKNEFKPVIGKVMVSRRWWKSDAIIIPIELGN comes from the coding sequence ATGAATACCTTAGTTCGGTATATGTGTACGCTTCTGGTGTTTACATGCTCTATGACTGCCCAGGAACGGTTTTCATCTGGCCCGTGGAAGGGATTTTTCAAGGAACAGCCCGAGTTGAATACGATTGAGCTTCCAAAGCCGTTCAAGGTTTCCTCCATCAAAGGGAAAGTCGTTTATTCTGGACGCGAGAAGCTCCGCGACGCCTTCTTTGAAATTCGCGACAAGTCTGGTCGTGTGCTCACTGCGACTACGGATGAAAATGGCGAGTTTACTCTTGCGCATGTGCCTCGCGGAACATACGACTTCAGGGTTTCAAAGAATGAATTCAAACCTGTGATCGGCAAGGTCATGGTTTCACGCAGATGGTGGAAAAGCGACGCGATCATCATCCCAATTGAGCTCGGAAACTAG
- a CDS encoding DUF72 domain-containing protein, which translates to MDLHIGTSGWSYASWKPAFFPEKLPSKRFLEFYATRLNAVELNATFRRMPTGSAIAGWVGPTPADFKFAAKVHQSITHFKRLKDCGDSFRFFLQSMEPMRQSGKLGPILIQTPPNLKIDLDLLRAFAQLLPQAYRFAFEFRHDSWFVDAVYEILKSKNAALCWAESEKIVVPKVATADFLYHRFREPEYSTPDLQKVAEELKAQRAEREVFAFFKHEEQPESALNAVTVARLNGIEEKPFAMPEKKGRKSA; encoded by the coding sequence ATGGACCTGCACATCGGCACTTCAGGATGGTCATACGCGAGCTGGAAGCCGGCATTTTTTCCGGAGAAGCTGCCGTCGAAAAGATTTCTTGAGTTCTACGCAACGCGGCTGAATGCCGTGGAGTTGAATGCAACGTTTCGCCGCATGCCAACGGGCAGCGCCATCGCCGGATGGGTGGGGCCAACGCCCGCTGACTTCAAGTTTGCGGCGAAGGTGCATCAATCAATCACGCATTTCAAAAGGTTGAAGGATTGCGGCGATTCTTTCCGGTTCTTTCTGCAAAGCATGGAGCCGATGCGGCAGTCGGGCAAGCTAGGGCCGATCTTGATCCAGACGCCACCGAATTTGAAAATCGATCTTGACCTGTTACGGGCGTTTGCGCAGCTATTGCCGCAGGCCTATAGGTTTGCCTTTGAGTTCCGGCATGATAGCTGGTTTGTAGATGCGGTCTATGAGATTTTGAAAAGCAAGAATGCGGCGCTGTGCTGGGCGGAGAGCGAAAAGATTGTTGTGCCGAAAGTAGCGACGGCGGACTTTTTGTACCATCGCTTTCGCGAGCCGGAGTACAGCACGCCCGATTTACAAAAGGTGGCGGAGGAGTTGAAGGCGCAGCGCGCGGAACGCGAGGTATTTGCATTTTTCAAGCATGAAGAGCAGCCGGAGAGCGCGTTAAATGCGGTGACGGTGGCGCGGCTGAATGGGATTGAAGAGAAGCCGTTTGCGATGCCTGAGAAGAAGGGCCGGAAGAGCGCATGA
- a CDS encoding DUF1343 domain-containing protein produces MTFPRKAIGFISILILAIQGLWAAGASAPAAKKKKPAAEVKETANFSPVDLLVQEQINDQAITGAVLVVGHGGKIVHQKAFGLRATSPRPETMTLDTIFDLASLTKVVATTPSVMRLVQYGQVRLDEPVAHYIPDFGMNGKDAVTVRQLLTHYSGLRPDIDLNPYWVGRDAAFRLAHEEKLQAPQGSVFVYSDTNFIVLGELVQRLSGMPLDQYAAVHIFQPLGMKHTRFLPPPEWKNKIAETFAPDRKQILRGVVHDPRADRMGGVAGHAGVFSTAGDLALYAQALISRKQILDGDIIEKMTTPQQPPNATEVRGLGWDIDSSFSSNRGVLLPVGSFGHTGYTGTSIWIDPYTDTYVILLTNSVLPRQGPAIISLRSRVATAVAGVLKLDVTSAAREKLLAITGYNEAASASRHLGARNGHVLTGIDVLEQDNFASLKQDKTQMTIGLLTNNTGVDGQGRRTIDVLASAPGIKLAAIFAPEHGIFGAQDDLNVQNTTDSVTGVPVYSMYGGTDAKKRPPLDVLKTLDAVVFDIQDAGTRFYTYPATLGYLLEAAAQTNTEVIVLDRPDPINGSFVQGPMSQTEFTNFNNYHPIPLRHGMTLGELAQMYNAERKIGARLRVIPMQGWLRGDWFDSTGIVWINTSPNLRSVNEAELYPGVGIVEGTNVSVGRGTDTPFEVLGAPWIDARAFSDYLNARLIPGVRFVPVTFTPVSGPYQNQQCKGVNIIVTDRTVLDGPEMGIELAAALKKLYPDNWKIERMLGLLANRQVFDALMNGDDPRAIAQGWQEDLEKFKELRQKYLLYK; encoded by the coding sequence ATGACATTCCCGCGCAAAGCCATTGGCTTCATTTCTATACTTATTCTGGCTATCCAAGGTCTTTGGGCTGCTGGTGCGTCCGCGCCTGCCGCAAAAAAGAAGAAACCAGCGGCGGAAGTAAAGGAAACAGCGAACTTTTCCCCGGTGGATCTGCTGGTGCAGGAGCAGATCAATGATCAAGCCATCACTGGCGCAGTGCTGGTGGTGGGACACGGCGGAAAGATCGTGCACCAGAAAGCTTTTGGGCTGCGCGCCACCTCGCCGCGTCCTGAAACCATGACTCTGGACACGATTTTTGATCTGGCGTCCCTGACCAAAGTAGTGGCGACCACACCGAGCGTGATGCGCCTGGTGCAATATGGGCAAGTCCGCCTGGATGAACCAGTGGCGCATTATATCCCTGATTTCGGGATGAACGGCAAAGACGCAGTCACGGTGCGGCAGCTCTTGACGCATTATTCCGGGCTGCGTCCGGACATCGATCTGAATCCTTATTGGGTGGGACGCGATGCGGCGTTCCGGCTGGCCCATGAAGAGAAGCTGCAGGCGCCGCAGGGCTCAGTCTTTGTATATAGCGATACCAACTTCATTGTGCTGGGCGAACTGGTGCAGCGGCTCTCCGGAATGCCACTGGACCAGTATGCTGCTGTGCATATCTTCCAGCCCCTGGGCATGAAGCACACACGCTTTCTGCCGCCTCCGGAATGGAAAAACAAGATCGCGGAAACTTTTGCGCCGGACAGAAAGCAGATCCTGCGCGGCGTAGTGCATGATCCGCGCGCGGACAGAATGGGCGGCGTAGCAGGACACGCAGGGGTTTTTTCCACTGCGGGCGATCTGGCTCTGTACGCGCAGGCGCTGATCAGCCGCAAGCAAATTCTGGATGGCGACATCATTGAGAAGATGACGACACCGCAACAGCCGCCGAATGCCACCGAAGTCCGCGGGCTGGGCTGGGACATTGATTCTTCATTTTCGTCGAACCGCGGCGTGCTGCTGCCGGTGGGATCGTTTGGCCACACCGGGTACACCGGCACATCGATCTGGATTGATCCTTATACGGATACGTATGTGATCCTGCTGACGAATTCTGTTCTGCCTCGGCAGGGACCGGCGATTATTTCTTTGCGGTCGCGTGTGGCTACGGCGGTGGCGGGAGTGCTGAAGCTGGATGTAACTTCTGCTGCCCGGGAAAAGCTGCTGGCGATTACGGGCTATAACGAAGCGGCCTCGGCTTCACGGCATTTGGGAGCGCGCAACGGGCACGTGTTGACCGGGATTGATGTTTTGGAGCAGGATAATTTTGCTTCGTTGAAGCAGGACAAGACGCAGATGACGATTGGCCTGCTCACGAACAATACCGGCGTGGACGGCCAAGGCAGAAGGACAATCGACGTGCTGGCGTCGGCGCCAGGAATCAAGCTAGCGGCAATTTTTGCGCCGGAACACGGAATCTTTGGCGCGCAGGATGACTTGAACGTCCAGAATACGACTGACTCTGTGACGGGCGTTCCCGTGTATTCGATGTATGGCGGCACCGACGCAAAAAAGCGCCCGCCGCTGGACGTGCTCAAGACGCTGGACGCCGTGGTCTTTGATATTCAAGATGCTGGAACCAGGTTCTATACCTATCCGGCAACGCTGGGCTACCTGCTGGAGGCGGCTGCACAGACCAATACCGAGGTCATTGTGCTGGATCGGCCAGACCCGATCAATGGTTCGTTTGTGCAGGGCCCAATGTCGCAGACCGAGTTTACAAACTTTAACAACTACCACCCCATACCTCTACGACACGGCATGACCCTGGGCGAGCTGGCGCAGATGTACAACGCGGAGCGGAAGATCGGTGCGCGGCTGCGGGTGATTCCCATGCAGGGCTGGCTGCGCGGCGACTGGTTCGATTCAACGGGGATCGTCTGGATCAACACGTCGCCGAATTTGCGGTCAGTGAATGAAGCGGAGCTGTATCCCGGCGTGGGGATCGTGGAGGGGACGAACGTCTCTGTGGGACGAGGGACCGATACGCCGTTTGAAGTGCTGGGCGCTCCGTGGATTGATGCACGCGCGTTTTCCGACTATTTGAATGCACGGCTGATTCCCGGTGTGCGGTTTGTTCCAGTCACATTCACGCCTGTCAGCGGGCCGTACCAGAACCAGCAGTGCAAGGGCGTGAACATTATCGTTACTGACCGCACGGTCCTGGACGGGCCGGAGATGGGAATCGAGCTGGCGGCGGCGCTGAAAAAGCTGTATCCCGACAATTGGAAGATTGAGCGTATGCTCGGCCTGCTTGCCAATCGCCAGGTTTTTGACGCATTGATGAATGGCGACGATCCCCGCGCGATCGCGCAAGGCTGGCAGGAGGACCTGGAGAAGTTTAAGGAGTTAAGGCAGAAGTATCTTCTCTATAAGTAA
- a CDS encoding beta-lactamase family protein translates to MLSRSLDHQDEQFQRAFNVLRSGIEQRAFPGAAVAIAHQGKLIAHKGLGRFTYDEASPAVTAETVYDLASVTKVLATTTACMILYDRGLFKLDQPLVELLPGFADNSAKQKDVRSQITLRMLLAHSSGLPAYIKLFQSAHNKDDLLQQALRVPLTAEPGSRAEYSDIGFILLGQAVEKLSGEPLDQFCRREIFAKLNLAHTCFNPSADLKPAIPTTEDDRTFRHRLIQGEVNDENASMMGGVAGHAGCFASSLDVSVFAQCMLRGGTPLVQARTLEIFTHREDFPPGTSRALGWDTPSQPSQSGKYFSSRSYGHLGYTGTSLWIDPDSQLSVTLLTNRTWPDRGSQSIKKFRPAFHDAVIEALN, encoded by the coding sequence ATGCTGTCCCGCTCGCTCGACCATCAGGACGAACAGTTCCAGCGTGCCTTTAACGTCCTGCGTTCCGGCATCGAACAGCGCGCTTTCCCTGGTGCCGCCGTCGCCATCGCCCATCAAGGAAAGCTCATCGCCCACAAGGGCCTCGGGCGTTTCACTTACGATGAAGCCTCCCCAGCCGTGACCGCTGAAACGGTCTACGATCTCGCATCGGTCACCAAGGTTCTTGCCACCACCACCGCATGCATGATTTTGTACGATCGCGGCCTGTTCAAGCTCGATCAGCCATTGGTCGAGCTGCTACCCGGATTCGCCGACAACAGCGCAAAACAAAAAGACGTCCGCAGCCAGATCACGCTCCGCATGCTTCTGGCGCACTCCTCCGGTCTGCCGGCCTATATCAAGCTGTTCCAGTCCGCCCATAATAAGGACGATTTGCTCCAGCAAGCTCTCCGCGTCCCACTCACCGCTGAACCTGGTTCCCGCGCCGAATACAGTGATATCGGCTTCATTCTGCTGGGCCAGGCGGTGGAAAAGCTCTCTGGCGAGCCTTTGGACCAGTTTTGCCGGCGTGAGATCTTCGCCAAACTCAACCTTGCGCACACCTGCTTCAACCCGTCGGCAGACCTGAAACCTGCCATCCCGACCACAGAAGATGACCGCACTTTTCGCCATCGCCTGATTCAGGGTGAGGTCAACGATGAAAACGCTTCCATGATGGGTGGGGTAGCCGGGCATGCTGGTTGTTTTGCCAGTTCCCTGGACGTGTCAGTTTTTGCACAATGCATGTTACGGGGAGGCACACCTTTGGTCCAGGCTCGCACCTTGGAAATTTTTACCCACCGAGAGGATTTTCCTCCCGGCACTTCGCGCGCTTTGGGGTGGGATACACCCTCCCAACCGTCTCAGTCCGGAAAATATTTTTCCTCGCGGTCCTATGGCCATTTGGGCTATACAGGTACCTCACTATGGATTGATCCTGATAGCCAACTTTCCGTCACTCTGTTAACCAATCGCACCTGGCCGGACCGTGGCTCGCAGTCCATTAAGAAATTCCGGCCCGCTTTCCACGATGCAGTTATCGAAGCGCTTAACTGA
- the murQ gene encoding N-acetylmuramic acid 6-phosphate etherase: MNVSSSKAKLRDLRTEQQNLASSALDTMSALEITRVINREDHKVAAAVERALPQIAQAIDAIANAIRSGGRLIYVGAGTSGRLAALDAAECPPTFNTDPKTVQYVIAGGNKALGRADEYSEDSAASGRNDIAKRKPGKKDVVVGVAASGRTPYTLGALEHARKKRAKTVAVVCNPGSPMGALADIEIVIDVGPEAVSGSTRMKAGSAQKMALNLLTTGTMARLGYIYGNLMVNVHTRNHKLMERGLNVLEKAAGVDRQTASKTLDVADNQVAIALIMLKTGLSRTQAVKRLKSVKGNVREAIEQGHLK; encoded by the coding sequence ATGAACGTGAGTTCCAGCAAAGCTAAACTTCGTGATCTCCGGACCGAGCAGCAGAACCTCGCCTCTTCCGCACTCGATACCATGTCCGCGCTGGAAATTACCCGGGTAATCAACCGTGAAGACCACAAAGTTGCTGCAGCCGTGGAGCGCGCCTTGCCGCAAATCGCGCAGGCCATTGACGCCATTGCCAATGCCATTCGCAGCGGCGGAAGGCTGATTTACGTGGGCGCCGGCACTAGCGGACGTCTTGCCGCGCTTGATGCCGCCGAGTGTCCTCCCACGTTCAATACCGACCCTAAGACCGTTCAATATGTGATTGCCGGTGGCAATAAAGCCCTGGGCCGTGCTGACGAATATAGCGAGGATTCCGCCGCCAGCGGGCGTAATGACATTGCCAAACGCAAGCCGGGCAAAAAAGATGTCGTAGTGGGAGTTGCTGCCAGCGGTCGAACACCCTACACCTTGGGTGCTCTGGAGCATGCACGCAAGAAAAGGGCCAAAACCGTAGCCGTTGTCTGCAATCCTGGCTCCCCCATGGGTGCTCTGGCAGATATTGAGATCGTTATCGACGTAGGTCCGGAAGCCGTTTCAGGGTCAACGCGCATGAAGGCCGGTTCTGCACAGAAAATGGCCCTGAACCTGCTAACTACAGGAACAATGGCCCGTCTTGGGTATATCTATGGCAACCTGATGGTGAATGTCCATACCAGGAATCATAAGTTAATGGAACGTGGGCTGAATGTTTTAGAAAAAGCTGCTGGCGTTGACCGCCAAACTGCATCCAAAACTCTTGACGTGGCGGACAATCAGGTGGCCATCGCCCTGATTATGTTGAAGACCGGTTTATCTCGCACCCAGGCAGTTAAAAGACTCAAAAGCGTTAAGGGTAATGTCCGAGAGGCGATCGAGCAGGGTCATTTAAAATGA